The following proteins are co-located in the Macadamia integrifolia cultivar HAES 741 chromosome 3, SCU_Mint_v3, whole genome shotgun sequence genome:
- the LOC122073552 gene encoding major strawberry allergen Fra a 1.07-like isoform X2 → MAVTTISNEFSCPIPPARLFKAAILDAHNLLPKIVPDKIKSIEIQGDGGAGSIKQINLADDGPFEFIKHRIEEVDEQNFKCKFTLIEGAVIGEKIEKVVDTVQFVASVDGRSIIKATSEFYTIGDYTMGEDEIQMGKDMAVGTFKMVEGYLLQNPDAYA, encoded by the exons ATGGCTGTGACTACCATCAGCAATGAGTTCAGTTGCCCAATCCCTCCTGCTAGGCTTTTCAAGGCTGCAATCCTTGATGCACACAACCTACTCCCCAAGATCGTTCCTGACAAGATCAAATCCATTGAAATTCAAGGAGATGGTGGGGCTGGATCCATCAAACAGATCAACTTGGCTGATG ATGGCCCTTTTGAGTTCATCAAGCATCGGATTGAGGAAGTTGATGAACAAAATTTTAAGTGCAAGTTTACTCTAATCGAAGGTGCTGTAATAGGGGAAAAGATTGAAAAGGTTGTTGATACAGTTCAGTTCGTGGCCTCTGTAGATGGCAGATCCATCATTAAGGCTACTTCTGAGTTTTATACTATTGGTGACTACACAATGGGTGAAGATGAAATCCAGATGGGCAAGGACATGGCAGTTGGAACTTTCAAGATGGTGGAAGGTTACCTCCTGCAGAACCCAGATGCATATGCTTAA